Proteins encoded within one genomic window of Sphingosinicella ginsenosidimutans:
- a CDS encoding YggT family protein, with protein MLLALIQIVNLLLTVAIYIIVAQAILSWLVAFNVINTHNDFVRAFLNALDRITAPIYRPIRRILPDFGGLDFSPMVVILIIFMLQTLLGGVARDLILSGY; from the coding sequence ATGCTGCTTGCGCTGATCCAGATCGTCAATCTGCTGCTGACGGTCGCCATCTATATCATCGTGGCGCAGGCGATCCTGTCCTGGCTGGTGGCATTCAACGTCATCAACACGCACAACGATTTCGTCCGCGCCTTCCTCAACGCGCTGGATCGCATCACCGCGCCGATCTACCGACCGATCCGCCGGATCCTGCCCGATTTCGGCGGCCTCGATTTCTCGCCCATGGTCGTGATCCTGATCATCTTCATGCTGCAGACGCTGCTTGGCGGGGTCGCGCGCGATCTCATCCTGTCCGGTTATTGA
- a CDS encoding pyrimidine 5'-nucleotidase has translation MTPTLDHVENWVFDLDNSLYPAACDLFALVDRRIRDYVARRLDLDPDEARRVQKGFFRDHGTTLAGLMANHGVDPHDFLDYVHDIDMARLAADPALVAALDALPGRKFIFTNADERYARRVLDAIGLANAFDGFHDIHTMDYVPKPDPSAYEKLCRRLDIDPTRSLFADDMARNLAPAKAIGMATLWIDNGSEQAGGVAQPDFVDYRTNDIAVWLGEVTGKETA, from the coding sequence ATGACGCCGACGCTCGATCATGTCGAAAACTGGGTCTTCGATCTCGACAACAGCCTCTATCCGGCCGCTTGCGATCTCTTCGCTCTCGTCGATCGGCGCATCCGCGATTATGTCGCGCGGCGGCTCGATCTCGATCCCGACGAGGCGCGGCGGGTGCAGAAGGGCTTTTTCCGCGATCACGGCACCACGCTGGCGGGCCTGATGGCGAACCACGGCGTCGATCCGCACGATTTCCTCGATTACGTCCACGATATCGACATGGCGCGGCTGGCCGCCGATCCGGCCCTGGTCGCCGCGCTCGATGCATTGCCCGGACGCAAGTTCATCTTCACCAACGCCGACGAACGCTATGCGCGCCGCGTCCTGGACGCGATCGGCCTCGCCAACGCGTTCGACGGATTCCACGATATCCACACGATGGATTATGTCCCCAAGCCCGATCCGTCGGCCTACGAGAAGCTGTGCCGCCGGCTCGACATCGATCCGACCCGCTCGCTCTTTGCCGACGATATGGCGCGCAACCTTGCGCCGGCCAAGGCGATCGGAATGGCGACCTTGTGGATCGACAATGGATCGGAACAGGCCGGCGGGGTCGCGCAGCCCGATTTCGTCGATTACAGGACCAACGACATCGCCGTGTGGCTCGGCGAGGTGACGGGGAAAGAAACGGCATGA
- a CDS encoding CorA family divalent cation transporter, whose translation MNCEILLVGDGPPRRLSMEEAEQYKGGGFLWAHVENAGLDELPHLVRADIPEVAANALTATETRPRCDRIDHGAIVNIRGPAATDIDDSDRLVSIRMWVRRGRIDSVTRKPLAATAAVMTAMEDGKIRDPGDLVAAYAREISATLDPQVAELGDTLDDCESMLESGNKFRLRSTITGIRSEAISFRRFVAPDRDALLALASHDFEWLHDDDRLHIREAADRFARMAEELEAVRERSALLHEQLTDLRAEEIDQRSLLISVVAFIFLPLTFITGLLGMNVEGIPDAHDPWAFWEIVILCVVIAVGVLAWFVRRRWIQR comes from the coding sequence GTGAACTGCGAGATCCTGCTCGTCGGCGACGGCCCGCCACGCCGCCTGAGCATGGAGGAAGCCGAACAATATAAAGGCGGCGGCTTCCTTTGGGCCCATGTCGAGAATGCCGGGCTCGACGAGCTGCCGCATCTCGTGCGCGCGGACATTCCGGAGGTCGCCGCCAACGCGCTGACCGCGACGGAGACGAGGCCGCGCTGCGACCGGATCGACCATGGCGCGATCGTCAACATCCGCGGCCCCGCCGCCACGGACATCGACGATTCCGATCGGCTGGTCTCGATCCGCATGTGGGTGCGGCGTGGCAGGATCGATTCGGTGACGCGCAAGCCGCTCGCCGCGACCGCCGCGGTCATGACGGCGATGGAGGACGGCAAGATCCGTGACCCCGGCGACCTCGTCGCCGCTTATGCGCGCGAGATCAGCGCGACGCTCGATCCGCAGGTCGCCGAGCTTGGCGACACGCTCGACGATTGCGAGAGCATGCTGGAAAGCGGCAACAAGTTCCGGCTGCGCTCGACGATCACCGGCATCCGTTCCGAGGCGATTTCCTTCCGCCGCTTCGTCGCGCCGGATCGCGACGCCTTGCTCGCGCTCGCCAGCCATGACTTCGAATGGCTGCACGACGACGATCGGCTCCACATCCGCGAGGCGGCGGACCGGTTCGCGCGCATGGCCGAGGAGCTCGAGGCGGTACGCGAGCGATCGGCACTGCTCCACGAACAGCTGACCGATCTGCGCGCGGAGGAGATCGACCAGCGATCCCTGCTGATCTCGGTCGTCGCCTTCATCTTCCTGCCGCTCACCTTCATCACCGGCCTGCTCGGCATGAATGTCGAGGGCATTCCCGACGCGCACGATCCCTGGGCGTTCTGGGAAATCGTGATCCTGTGCGTGGTGATCGCGGTCGGCGTCCTTGCCTGGTTCGTGCGAAGGCGGTGGATCCAGCGCTGA
- a CDS encoding UTP--glucose-1-phosphate uridylyltransferase produces the protein MTSAVKKVRKAVFPVAGLGTRILPATKAMPKEMLTIVDKPLIQYAVEEAREAGIEQFIFVTGRGKGALEDHFDIGYELEAVMTARGKSLAPLDRTRFAPGAIASVRQQSPLGLGHAVWCARDLIGDEPFAVLLPDDLMVGSPGCLAQMVEAYNEVGGNIVCAQDVPRERTSSYGIVTPGASRGRLTEVKGLVEKPKPEDAPSTLGVVGRYILQAEIMGVLETVGKGAGGEIQLTDGMAEMIGRQPFHAVTFDGDRHDCGDAAGFVVANVALALARGDVGPKVRDYLREHA, from the coding sequence ATGACATCCGCAGTGAAAAAAGTCCGCAAGGCCGTCTTTCCGGTCGCCGGTCTCGGCACCCGCATCCTTCCCGCCACCAAGGCGATGCCGAAGGAGATGCTGACCATCGTCGACAAGCCGCTGATCCAATATGCGGTGGAGGAGGCGCGCGAGGCCGGGATCGAGCAGTTCATCTTCGTGACCGGGCGCGGCAAGGGCGCGCTCGAGGACCATTTCGACATCGGCTACGAGCTCGAGGCCGTGATGACGGCGCGCGGCAAATCGCTGGCGCCGCTCGACCGCACCCGCTTCGCGCCCGGCGCGATCGCCTCGGTCCGTCAGCAATCGCCGCTCGGCCTCGGCCATGCCGTCTGGTGCGCGCGCGACCTGATCGGCGACGAGCCGTTCGCGGTGCTCCTCCCGGACGATCTGATGGTGGGTTCTCCGGGCTGCCTCGCGCAGATGGTTGAAGCCTATAATGAAGTCGGCGGAAACATCGTGTGCGCGCAGGACGTCCCTCGCGAGCGGACGTCGAGCTACGGCATCGTCACGCCCGGCGCGTCGCGGGGCCGCCTGACCGAAGTCAAGGGCCTGGTCGAAAAGCCGAAGCCCGAGGACGCGCCCTCGACGCTCGGGGTGGTGGGACGCTACATCCTCCAGGCCGAGATCATGGGCGTGCTGGAGACGGTCGGCAAAGGCGCCGGCGGGGAGATCCAGCTGACCGACGGAATGGCCGAGATGATCGGCCGCCAGCCCTTCCATGCGGTGACCTTCGACGGCGACCGCCACGATTGCGGCGACGCGGCCGGCTTCGTCGTCGCCAATGTCGCGCTCGCGCTCGCGCGCGGGGATGTCGGGCCGAAGGTTCGCGACTATCTCCGGGAGCATGCGTGA
- the gluQRS gene encoding tRNA glutamyl-Q(34) synthetase GluQRS codes for MQPVTRFAPSPTGRLHLGHAYSALLAHDFARARDGAFLLRIEDIDPGRARAEHVDTIFGDLIWLGLEWDGEVTYQSERLPLYADALERLRAAGLVYPCFCTRADIAASASAPHGPGGAVYPGTCRGLASPDLSLPHAWRLDMAAALGRVATPLAWIDNGVEVIAQPAAFGDVVLARKDAPASYHLAVTVDDAAQGVTDIVRGRDLFAATHVHRLLQALLGLPVPVYHHHALLTDAQGRRLAKRHGAPAIADLRTGGTDPAELVASLRRGELPTGYSLGDA; via the coding sequence ATGCAGCCGGTAACCCGTTTCGCGCCGAGCCCGACCGGACGGTTGCATCTCGGCCACGCTTATTCGGCGCTGCTGGCGCACGACTTCGCACGGGCGCGGGACGGCGCCTTCCTGCTGCGGATCGAGGATATCGATCCGGGACGCGCGCGCGCCGAACATGTCGATACGATCTTCGGCGATCTCATCTGGCTCGGCCTCGAATGGGACGGCGAGGTCACCTACCAGTCGGAGCGGCTGCCGCTTTATGCCGACGCGCTGGAACGGCTGAGGGCGGCGGGCCTCGTCTATCCCTGCTTCTGCACCCGCGCCGACATCGCCGCGAGCGCGAGCGCGCCGCACGGCCCCGGCGGCGCGGTCTATCCGGGGACGTGCCGCGGCCTCGCCAGTCCCGATCTCTCGCTGCCCCATGCCTGGCGGCTCGACATGGCGGCGGCGCTTGGACGCGTCGCGACGCCGCTCGCGTGGATCGACAATGGCGTCGAGGTGATCGCGCAGCCGGCGGCGTTCGGCGACGTCGTCCTCGCCCGCAAGGATGCGCCGGCCAGCTATCATCTTGCCGTCACCGTCGACGATGCCGCGCAGGGCGTCACCGATATCGTGCGCGGCCGCGATCTCTTCGCCGCGACCCACGTCCATCGCCTGCTCCAGGCGCTGCTCGGACTGCCGGTGCCGGTCTATCACCACCACGCCCTGCTGACCGATGCCCAGGGTCGACGGCTCGCCAAGCGGCACGGCGCGCCGGCCATCGCCGATCTGCGCACGGGCGGCACCGATCCGGCCGAACTGGTCGCATCCCTGAGACGCGGCGAACTTCCGACTGGATATTCGCTCGGGGACGCCTAG
- a CDS encoding HNH endonuclease, with protein MYHPDLLRHPESCPALVLNADYTPLSYYPLSLWPWQTAVKAVFLERVDIVAQYQRKVHSPNFEMSLPSVIALRQYVRPSEYPAFTRFNLFLRDRFACQYCGDTKELTFDHVVPRAQGGRTTWENVTTACAPCNLRKGGRTPAQAHMHIHRQPYRPTSWQLQDHGRSFPPGYLHESWRDYLYWDIELEA; from the coding sequence TTGTATCACCCCGATCTGCTTCGCCACCCGGAAAGCTGCCCCGCGCTCGTGCTGAACGCGGATTATACGCCGCTCAGCTATTATCCGCTCAGCCTCTGGCCCTGGCAGACCGCGGTCAAGGCCGTGTTCCTCGAGCGGGTGGACATCGTCGCCCAATATCAGCGCAAGGTTCACAGCCCCAATTTCGAGATGAGCCTGCCAAGCGTCATCGCGCTGCGGCAATATGTGCGGCCGTCCGAATATCCCGCCTTCACCCGGTTCAACCTCTTCCTTCGCGACCGCTTCGCCTGCCAATATTGCGGCGACACGAAGGAGCTCACATTCGATCATGTCGTCCCGCGCGCCCAGGGCGGGCGGACGACCTGGGAGAACGTCACCACCGCCTGCGCGCCCTGCAACCTCAGGAAAGGCGGCCGGACGCCGGCCCAGGCGCACATGCACATCCACCGCCAGCCCTATCGGCCGACCAGCTGGCAGCTGCAGGACCATGGCCGGTCCTTCCCGCCCGGCTATCTCCACGAAAGCTGGCGCGACTATCTTTACTGGGACATCGAGCTGGAGGCCTAG
- the argH gene encoding argininosuccinate lyase, producing MWGGRFAEGPSALMREINASIGFDKRLWRQDIAASKAHAAMLAAQGIVAQADVDAILDGLETIAGEYEANGVPEDPALEDIHMHVEARLAELIGPAAGRLHTARSRNDQVTTDFRLWVRDAIDEVGAGLAALQRALVARAAEHVEAIMPGFTHLQSAQPVTLGHHFMAYYEMLRRDRSRFADARARMNESPLGSAALAGTGFPVDREATALALGFDRPTANSLDAVSDRDFALDYLMGATQCALHLSRLAEEFVLWASQPFGFLKLSDSFSTGSSIMPQKRNPDAAELVRGHSGRIAGLMVSLAMTMKGLPLAYSKDMQDDKEPVFQAHDLLIVSLAAMAGMVETSGFDTDRMRAAAAAGHATATDLADWLVREAGVPFREAHHITGRCVRAAEERGCALWDLPLDALRAVDPRIDARVFDVLSLDASVRSRLSFGGTAPAAVAERIEAAKRALGMA from the coding sequence ATGTGGGGCGGGCGCTTCGCCGAAGGCCCGTCGGCGCTGATGCGCGAGATAAATGCCTCGATCGGCTTCGACAAGCGCTTGTGGCGACAGGACATCGCGGCATCGAAGGCCCACGCGGCCATGCTGGCGGCGCAAGGGATCGTCGCGCAGGCCGATGTCGATGCGATCCTCGACGGGCTGGAGACGATCGCGGGCGAATATGAAGCGAACGGCGTGCCGGAGGATCCCGCGCTCGAAGACATCCACATGCATGTCGAGGCGCGCCTCGCCGAGCTGATCGGCCCGGCGGCCGGGCGACTGCATACCGCGCGGTCGCGCAACGACCAGGTGACGACCGATTTCCGCCTCTGGGTCCGCGACGCGATCGATGAGGTCGGGGCGGGCCTCGCCGCGCTCCAGCGCGCGCTGGTCGCGCGGGCAGCGGAGCATGTCGAGGCGATCATGCCCGGCTTCACGCACCTCCAGTCCGCCCAGCCGGTGACGCTCGGCCACCATTTCATGGCCTATTACGAGATGCTGAGGCGGGATCGTTCGCGCTTCGCCGACGCGCGCGCGCGGATGAACGAGAGCCCGCTCGGCTCCGCCGCGCTCGCCGGCACCGGCTTTCCGGTGGATCGCGAGGCGACCGCGCTTGCGCTCGGCTTCGACCGGCCCACCGCCAACTCGCTCGATGCGGTGTCAGACCGCGATTTCGCGCTCGATTACCTGATGGGCGCGACCCAGTGCGCGCTGCACCTCTCCCGCCTTGCCGAAGAGTTCGTCCTGTGGGCCAGCCAGCCCTTCGGATTCCTGAAACTTTCGGACAGTTTCTCGACCGGCTCCTCGATCATGCCGCAGAAGCGCAATCCGGACGCCGCCGAGCTGGTGCGCGGCCATTCGGGCCGCATCGCCGGCCTGATGGTCTCGCTCGCGATGACGATGAAGGGCCTGCCGCTCGCTTATTCAAAGGACATGCAGGACGACAAGGAGCCGGTCTTCCAGGCGCACGACCTTCTCATCGTCTCGCTCGCCGCGATGGCGGGGATGGTGGAAACGAGCGGCTTCGACACCGATCGGATGCGCGCGGCGGCGGCGGCGGGACATGCGACCGCCACCGATCTCGCCGACTGGCTGGTGCGCGAGGCCGGGGTGCCCTTCCGCGAGGCGCATCATATCACGGGGCGCTGCGTCCGCGCTGCCGAGGAGCGCGGCTGCGCGCTGTGGGATCTGCCGCTCGACGCGCTTCGGGCCGTCGATCCCAGGATCGATGCGCGGGTTTTCGATGTGCTTTCGCTCGACGCATCGGTTAGAAGCCGGCTGAGCTTCGGCGGCACCGCGCCGGCGGCGGTCGCGGAGCGGATCGAGGCGGCGAAACGGGCGTTGGGAATGGCGTGA
- a CDS encoding twin transmembrane helix small protein, whose protein sequence is MTPLLVILIIAFAGATLYVLVKGVIGMAQGKDLTGQRSQELMRKRVMFQAVAILFAVILLLVAGSGNH, encoded by the coding sequence ATGACTCCGCTTCTCGTCATCCTCATCATCGCCTTCGCGGGCGCGACCCTCTATGTCCTTGTCAAGGGCGTGATCGGCATGGCCCAGGGCAAGGACCTGACCGGCCAGCGATCGCAGGAGCTGATGCGCAAGCGCGTGATGTTCCAGGCCGTCGCGATCCTGTTCGCGGTGATCCTGCTGCTCGTCGCCGGCAGCGGCAACCACTAG
- the dapD gene encoding 2,3,4,5-tetrahydropyridine-2,6-dicarboxylate N-succinyltransferase, with the protein MSEALRDVIEQAWDDRDAIGAATGGEIRSAVDRAIALLDSGQARVAQKGPQGWQVNQWLKKAVLLSFRLNPMAPIAGGPGGAMWWDKVPSKFLGMTETDFAAAGFRAVPGAIVRRGAYVAPGAVLMPSFVNIGAYVGEGTMVDTWATVGSCAQIGRNVHISGGAGIGGVLEPLQAGPVVIEDDCFIGARSEVAEGVIVEQGAVLSMGVFLGASTKIVDRATGEIFVGRVPSYSVVVPGTLPGKEGGPGLACAVIVKRVDAQTRSKTGINELLRD; encoded by the coding sequence ATGAGCGAAGCCTTGAGGGACGTGATCGAGCAGGCATGGGATGATCGCGATGCGATCGGCGCGGCGACCGGCGGCGAAATCCGCAGCGCCGTCGATCGCGCGATCGCCCTGCTCGATTCCGGCCAGGCCCGGGTCGCACAGAAGGGGCCGCAGGGCTGGCAGGTCAATCAATGGCTGAAGAAGGCCGTGCTGCTTTCCTTCCGGCTCAATCCGATGGCGCCGATCGCCGGCGGTCCGGGCGGCGCGATGTGGTGGGACAAGGTGCCCTCCAAATTCCTCGGCATGACGGAGACGGATTTCGCGGCGGCGGGCTTCCGCGCGGTTCCGGGCGCGATCGTCCGGCGCGGCGCCTATGTCGCGCCTGGCGCGGTCCTGATGCCGAGCTTCGTCAACATCGGCGCCTATGTCGGCGAGGGGACGATGGTGGATACCTGGGCGACGGTGGGAAGCTGCGCGCAGATCGGGCGCAACGTCCACATCTCCGGGGGCGCCGGCATCGGCGGCGTGCTCGAGCCGCTGCAGGCCGGGCCGGTGGTGATCGAGGACGATTGCTTCATCGGCGCTCGATCGGAAGTGGCGGAGGGCGTGATCGTCGAGCAGGGCGCGGTCCTGTCGATGGGCGTCTTCCTCGGCGCCTCCACCAAGATCGTCGATCGCGCGACCGGCGAAATCTTCGTCGGCCGCGTGCCGAGCTATTCGGTGGTCGTGCCCGGCACCCTCCCCGGCAAGGAAGGCGGCCCCGGCCTCGCCTGCGCGGTGATCGTCAAACGGGTGGACGCGCAGACCCGCTCCAAGACCGGCATCAACGAGCTTTTGCGGGACTAA
- the egtD gene encoding L-histidine N(alpha)-methyltransferase, with product MDAPRVALAADPAFRADVLAGLAAPIRAVPARWLYDHRGSQLFEEITRLPEYYPTRTETALLEANSAEMAALAASDAAIVEFGSGSSAKTPILLRAVRPRAYVPIDISGDFLRESAESLRAEFPDLPVLPVEANFMDPIALPGSIAGLPRLGFFPGSTIGNMVARTAVDLLRAMKDTLGEGSRLLIGMDRIKDVEVLRAAYDDAAGVTAAFNLNLLHRINAELDADIPVDAFRHRAIWNDDLSRIEMHLEATRDVVFSVSGTTFAMRAGETIHTENSHKYGHRDSRLLLRAAGWGVIREWTDPKQWFSILLAEAEPPRFAP from the coding sequence ATGGATGCGCCCCGGGTGGCTCTCGCCGCCGATCCCGCCTTCCGGGCCGATGTGCTCGCCGGCCTCGCCGCGCCGATCCGGGCGGTGCCGGCGCGCTGGCTCTACGATCATCGCGGATCGCAATTGTTCGAAGAGATCACGCGCCTCCCGGAATATTATCCGACGCGGACGGAAACCGCCTTGCTGGAGGCCAACAGCGCGGAAATGGCGGCGCTCGCGGCCTCCGACGCGGCGATCGTCGAGTTCGGATCGGGTTCATCCGCCAAGACGCCGATCCTGCTTCGCGCGGTGCGGCCCCGGGCCTATGTGCCGATCGACATCAGCGGCGATTTCCTTCGCGAATCCGCAGAGTCGCTGCGGGCGGAATTTCCCGATCTCCCGGTCCTGCCGGTCGAGGCCAATTTCATGGATCCGATCGCGCTTCCGGGTTCGATCGCCGGGCTCCCACGGCTCGGTTTCTTTCCGGGATCGACGATCGGCAACATGGTGGCGCGCACCGCCGTCGATCTGCTGCGCGCGATGAAGGACACGCTCGGCGAGGGATCGCGGCTGCTGATCGGGATGGACCGGATCAAGGACGTCGAGGTGCTTCGCGCGGCTTATGACGACGCCGCCGGCGTCACGGCGGCGTTCAACCTCAACCTGCTCCACCGGATCAATGCCGAGCTCGACGCCGACATTCCCGTCGATGCCTTCCGCCACCGGGCGATCTGGAACGACGACCTCAGCCGGATCGAGATGCATCTGGAAGCGACGCGCGACGTCGTGTTTTCAGTCTCCGGCACCACGTTCGCCATGCGGGCGGGCGAGACGATCCACACCGAGAACAGCCACAAATACGGCCATCGCGACAGCCGCCTCCTGCTCCGCGCCGCCGGCTGGGGGGTGATCCGCGAATGGACGGATCCGAAGCAGTGGTTCTCGATCCTGCTCGCCGAAGCGGAGCCGCCACGCTTCGCGCCCTAG
- the egtB gene encoding ergothioneine biosynthesis protein EgtB: MATVARRERALDLTERFEAVRGLSRALAAPLSDADATLQPMPDASPAKWHLAHTTWFFETFVLRDFVAGYRPHDERWAYLFNSYYEGEGERHDRARRGMLSRPSLDEVLGWRRAVDDAVLGAIDTLAPPALGLLELGLHHEQQHQELMLMDMKAAFFENPLRPAIWEAEASRPVRVPDGPRWTIDEPGLVEIGHAGADFAFDSETPRHKTYVGRFALADRPVTNADWIAFIADGGYGDPLLWLSDGWAWAARETIGAPLYWIAEDGGWSRFGLDGVRPIDPAAPVCHISYYEADAYARWAGARLPTEAEWEHHGARCDPASGHQLDSAGPVAPRPAPDGPGLHDLVGNVWEWTQSAFLPYPGFTPAEGTVGEYNGKFMSGQMVLRGGCCATPRGHLRATYRNFFYPHQRWMFSGLRLAKDA, from the coding sequence ATGGCGACAGTCGCGCGGCGCGAACGGGCGCTGGACCTGACCGAACGGTTCGAGGCGGTCCGCGGGTTGAGCCGGGCGCTCGCCGCGCCTCTCTCGGATGCCGATGCCACGCTTCAGCCGATGCCGGACGCGTCGCCCGCCAAATGGCATCTCGCCCACACGACCTGGTTTTTCGAGACCTTCGTGCTGCGCGATTTCGTCGCCGGCTACCGGCCTCACGACGAACGCTGGGCCTATCTTTTCAATTCCTATTATGAGGGCGAAGGCGAGCGCCATGACCGCGCGCGCCGTGGCATGTTGAGCCGTCCATCGCTGGACGAGGTGCTCGGCTGGAGACGCGCGGTCGACGACGCCGTTCTCGGTGCGATCGACACGCTTGCGCCGCCGGCGCTCGGCCTGCTCGAGCTCGGCCTCCACCACGAGCAGCAGCACCAGGAGCTGATGCTCATGGACATGAAGGCGGCCTTCTTCGAAAATCCGCTGCGGCCGGCGATCTGGGAGGCCGAGGCGTCGCGGCCCGTGCGCGTGCCGGACGGTCCGCGCTGGACGATCGACGAACCGGGGCTCGTCGAGATCGGTCATGCGGGCGCCGACTTCGCCTTCGACAGCGAGACGCCGCGCCACAAGACCTATGTCGGCCGCTTCGCCCTTGCCGATCGGCCGGTGACCAATGCCGATTGGATCGCGTTCATCGCCGACGGGGGCTATGGCGATCCGCTGCTCTGGTTGTCCGACGGCTGGGCGTGGGCGGCGCGGGAAACGATCGGCGCGCCGCTCTACTGGATCGCCGAGGACGGCGGCTGGTCGCGCTTCGGCCTTGACGGCGTGCGGCCGATCGATCCGGCCGCGCCGGTCTGCCACATCAGCTATTACGAGGCCGACGCTTATGCGCGCTGGGCCGGCGCGCGGCTGCCGACCGAGGCCGAATGGGAGCATCATGGCGCGCGCTGCGATCCGGCATCGGGGCATCAGCTCGATAGCGCCGGCCCGGTCGCGCCGCGCCCCGCGCCGGACGGGCCGGGCCTGCACGACCTCGTCGGCAATGTGTGGGAATGGACGCAAAGCGCCTTCCTTCCCTATCCCGGCTTCACCCCGGCGGAGGGGACGGTCGGCGAATATAACGGCAAGTTCATGAGCGGGCAGATGGTGCTTCGCGGCGGCTGCTGCGCCACGCCGCGCGGCCATCTGCGCGCCACCTACCGCAATTTCTTCTATCCCCATCAGCGCTGGATGTTTTCCGGGCTGAGACTTGCGAAGGACGCTTGA
- a CDS encoding cob(I)yrinic acid a,c-diamide adenosyltransferase — protein MVRLNKIYTRTGDAGQTGLVDGSRVAKDDPRMAAIGDVDEANCAIGLAVAALADPEAKAMLSRIQNELFDLGADLATPGETFEPDEMKLRIVAPQIERLEREIDRMNGDIEPLRSFILPGGANGAAELHFARAVVRRAERTAVAAAREVALNPLALVYLNRLSDHLFVAARWIARDAGDILWQPGATR, from the coding sequence GTGGTCAGGCTCAACAAGATCTACACGCGCACCGGCGATGCCGGGCAGACCGGGCTCGTCGACGGCTCACGCGTCGCCAAGGACGATCCGCGCATGGCCGCGATCGGCGATGTCGACGAGGCGAATTGCGCGATCGGGCTTGCCGTCGCCGCGCTCGCCGATCCCGAGGCGAAGGCGATGCTTTCGCGAATCCAGAACGAATTGTTCGATCTCGGCGCCGATCTCGCCACCCCCGGCGAGACGTTCGAGCCGGATGAGATGAAGCTGCGCATCGTGGCGCCGCAGATCGAGCGGCTGGAGCGCGAGATCGACCGGATGAACGGGGATATCGAGCCGCTCCGCAGCTTCATCCTGCCCGGCGGCGCGAACGGAGCGGCCGAGCTCCATTTCGCCCGCGCCGTCGTGCGGCGGGCCGAGCGGACCGCGGTCGCGGCGGCACGCGAGGTGGCGCTGAACCCGCTCGCCCTCGTCTATCTCAATCGCCTGTCGGACCATTTGTTCGTCGCCGCGCGTTGGATCGCACGGGATGCGGGCGACATCCTGTGGCAGCCGGGCGCGACCCGTTAG
- a CDS encoding TlpA family protein disulfide reductase gives MRLSILFLPALTMGLVLAGCDRQNAAAPQGDVANAAAPVAGNETAEDYPTGVLDRSHAGTRAPDEAFAGPDGQPVRLADFRGHPLLVNMWATWCGPCVIELPSLDALAGQTHPNGLKVIAVSQDTGGHDQVTGFLASHNVRNLAAYQDNQMQAMTSLHLDTLPTTILYDAEGREVWRMTGRAEWDSERVANLLREADAR, from the coding sequence TTGCGGCTTTCGATTCTCTTTCTCCCGGCCCTGACCATGGGCCTCGTTCTGGCGGGATGCGATAGGCAGAACGCCGCCGCGCCGCAAGGCGACGTAGCGAACGCGGCGGCCCCGGTCGCCGGCAACGAAACGGCCGAGGATTATCCGACCGGCGTGCTCGACCGCAGCCATGCGGGAACGCGCGCGCCCGACGAGGCCTTTGCCGGCCCCGACGGCCAGCCGGTGCGGCTCGCCGACTTCCGCGGCCACCCGCTGCTCGTCAACATGTGGGCGACCTGGTGCGGCCCCTGCGTGATCGAGCTGCCCTCGCTCGACGCGCTCGCCGGCCAGACGCATCCCAACGGCCTCAAGGTGATCGCGGTGAGCCAGGACACCGGCGGCCACGACCAGGTCACCGGCTTCCTCGCAAGCCACAATGTCCGCAACCTCGCCGCCTATCAGGACAACCAGATGCAGGCGATGACGAGCCTCCACCTCGACACCCTGCCGACGACCATTCTCTACGATGCCGAGGGCAGGGAGGTCTGGCGCATGACCGGCCGCGCCGAATGGGACAGCGAACGGGTCGCCAATCTGCTGCGCGAGGCGGACGCGCGCTAG